The stretch of DNA TTGTTCGGCCTTGGCATCACCACGCGCGACGGACTGTTGGTCGTTCTGGGCCTGGTCGTTACCCTGGGAGCGTTTGTGCTGGTCGGGACGGGATTGACCGGCTAACGGACCGCGCCCGCTGGCCCCAAACGGGGCCGCTTCTCACGCCGCTAGCGTTCTTCTTTCGGTTGATCCAGGTGCGCCGTGCGCGTGGGCGTCGGCCCGGGCCCGCGAGCATAAAGGCGCGTCAGCGGCGCCGCGGTGACGCCGTGCAGCAGGATCGAGGCAAAGATCACCGCACTGGCGGCGTGCCAGAAGAGAGGGTCCTGCAGATGGCTATGTGCGAGCGCGGCGTAGTAAATGGCGGCGATACCCACCGGGCCGAACCAGCCGAGGAACGCGGTATCTTGCCTGTTAAGCAGCGGTTGCCAGGTGGGCGCCAGCGCCATCAGGACCGGTAAGCGTCGCAAGAGCAGGATCAGCAGAGTCAGCCAGAACAATGGCCAGCCCAGCGAGGCCCATTCGGTCAGCGGCAGGGCGATTCCGAAGATGACGAACATGGGAAGCGTGAACAGCTTGGCGACCGCTTCCTGAATGTTCTCTTCCTCGTGCTCTTCTTCCCGGTCGCTGAACAGGTTGAACAACAAGCCCGCCGCGAACACGGCCATCACGCCATCGGTATGCAGCAGCTCGGCCAGCCCCAGCGTAAGAAGTGAGAACGCAACGGTGTAGCCGAGAAGCGAGGTTCCGTCGACCAGACCGTGGCGCTCGGCCAAGGCCAGCAGCTTCGCCGCGAGCAAGCCGATCACGGCGCCCAGCACAACCGCGCCGATCACGCCGATGAGTACGGATTCCACCAGCCAGCGCGACATTGCCTGGTCTGGTGCATGGCTGATCATCAGGATCGGCAGCATGACGAACATATAGGCGAGCCCGTCATTACTTCCCGATTCGGCCGACAGCGTGTCCCGCAGGCGCAGCGGTAAATGCTGTTTGGCAAACTTGCCGGTAACGATAGAGCTCGCGACGACAGGGTCGGTAGGCGTCACGATGGCGCCCAGTAGGAGTGCAGCCCAAACCGACAAACCAAGCAGCCAGCCGGCCAACGCCGACGACACGATCCACATGCCGAGCATGCCCAACGTCACCAATACGGCTATGGGGCGCAGCAAGGCCCTGATCGCGGCGCGTTTGAGCCGGAGCGCCACGCCCATCAGGCCAATGGCCAAGGTGAGGCGGGCGGCTTGTTCGAGAATACTGTGGGGGTCGCCCCAGCGTGCCAGATCCAGCCAGGCCAACCCATACGGGCCGACACCAAGACCGATCAGCACGGCAATGACCGACTCGGAGACCGGGCTGCGCTTGATGAGCGCTGAGAACAGCGCCACACCGACCGCGACGCTGCCCATGATGGCAAGGGCAAGGTTCAACTGGTTCATGACCGGTCCTGTGTTGCCTATGAACCTACTGCGAGCCATGCCGCACGGATTCGTTCCGCCAATCAGCCCCGAGCGCGTTTCATGCAGGCCAGGTGCCGGTCATTGACCCGGTTGGCAAACCAGGCGGTGGTCAGGTTGCGCGTGATCTTAGGGCTTTCCAGACGGATACCGGGAAGCACCGCCCGAGGCAGCGGTTTGCCCACGCGCTTTTCGGCCAGTGCAAAAACGCGCTCATAGAGCGAGGTCTTCTCGAAGCCGTGGGTATCGCCGCGCTCCAGCGCGTTGCGAATCGCGGTTTCACTCATATCCAGTTTGCCGGCCAGTGAACGCACCGCCCGCTCGGTTTGCCCAGCCTTGCTGCTGCCATGAATGATCAGATCGCCGTCGAGCGCCAGCTTCGTGCCGCTGGCACGCGCCACTGCGTTCTGAAACGCCGCGTTGCGACTGGCATACCAGCCCGCGTTGAAGTCGGCGAAGCGATACAGCGGTTGGGTATAGCTGGCGGGATAGTCCAGCAGGTGGGCGATGCCGAAATACATTCCGCCGCGGCGGGTGAATACTTCGTCGCGGATCGAGCCCTGGTACTCAAACGGATAGTCCCACCGGCGGTCTTCGGCGAACTTGATGCTGACCTGCATCGGCCCGCCGGTCTTCACCGGATTGAGCGTACCGAACAGCTGTTTGCCGAGCGGCATGATGCTGAGGAAGTCATCGAAGATCGCGCTCAGCTGTTCCTCGGTGCGCACCGCATTCAGCCGTTCGCTATAGGTCTTGCCGTTGGGCGAGCGAACGTCCAGCGCGGCGTTGACCACAAAGCGGGGAACATGCAGCCGCGAGGCGCGCCGGTAGATTTCTTCACGGGCGATCTTGGCCAGGCCAGGCACGGGAGGTGTCGCCTGGAAGGTGGACTCCTGAACCGTGACGGCAAGCACCGAGCAGATGTTCTCGTTGTTAGGCGTGATCTCGAGTGCATCGAATGCGGCGTAGATGTCGCCCGCCCAGCCTTTGCGGTCGGGAATGCTGGATGGGATCAGCTGAACAATCTTGGCTTTGACCTCGTCCGGTCGGGGCGCTGGCGTCTCGGGTTGCTGCGTACCGCAACCAGCCAACCCCAGCAGCACGAGCGCGCTGGTGCACGCAAGCGTACGGCGCATGACGCGCCGGACGATCGCCCGCTGCGACGATTCGTTTGGTGAGAGAACCCTGGCCGAAGCCTGTTGGTGATGGAAATGAAAGGTCATGCCGTCCCGTTTGCCTTGAGCTGTGGGGGTTGGACAATAAAACAAACGAAGCTGCTGCGCAGACTGCGCGATTGCGAACGCCCAGCTAAAGCGGCTCGATGACTGAACTCGCTCGGCATGCGCTGGCCGAATTCAAACCAATCCATCGGTGCGCGGCTTTTGCTGGCGGCGCCTGCAATCGAGACCGATTCATGACCGACAAAAACTTCGATATTCGGCGACTGGAACGCTACGACAACAGTACCAACGAGTACCTGCTGGCCATCATCACGGATGAAGACCATGCCTCCCAGGTTGAGCTGGGCGATGGTCAGGTTACCTGGCAGTCGACGTTGCGCCATGATCGGCTCTATCGCCATGTGGACGCCGAAACCGGCAAGCCTCGTTATCGTTTCGAGGATATTCCGGAGGAGCATGGCGGTGAGTTCCGGCTGATCAGCCTGTTCGCCGAGGGCGGGCGAGGTGCCGAGTTTTCTGAGTTGGTAATGTTCGGCAAACGCCTCGTGACCTTCGATGATCGAACCGGGCTGGTCTGCGAGATTCGCGATCAGCATCAGCTGGTGCCGCGTCAGATCCTCATGACGGGCAGCGGTGACGAAGCCTTCAAAGGCTTCAAGAGCGAATGGGCGACGCTGTGGGACGATCAGCTGCTGATCGGCAGTCACGGCAAGCGGCCAACCGAGGAGTGGGTGAAGCTCATCGACCGTCACTACGGCGTGCGCAGCGTCAATTGGGCAGATCGTTATCAGCGTATCCGCGACGCGCTGGGCATCGGGCCGGACGGCTATGTCATACACGAGGCGGTTGAATGGCACCCATATCGCCGTGAATGGCTGTTCTTCCCACGAAAGATATCTACCTTGCCGTTCGATGTGGCGGTGGACGAGCGCGAGCGCGGCGCCAACACCCTGATCATTGCCAGCGAAGATTTCAGCGAGATTCGAACCCTGCAGGTCGGCGACCGTACTCCCGAGCGGGGCATCTCCTCGTTCAAAATCCTGCCGGGCCATCCGGACGAATGTATCGGCCTGAAGAGTGTTGAGATCGGCAATCGCACCGAAAGCTACCTGTTCTGCTTCAACCTGGATGGAGAAGTTCTGCAGGACGACATTTTCATCGGCGACTACAAATGCGAGGGGCTGGAAATTCTCTGATGCGCATATGTCGTTTTATGGCAGATGGGGCGGGCACTCCGACGCTCTTCAGGGGTCAATCGAGCTGCCTGATGTTCAACCTGACATAGCGCTGGGCTGAGGCGGCCCGCGCGCTCTAGGAGGTTCCATGCGTCTTGCTTATTTAGCGCCTGCGGTGCTTGGTTTGTTTTTGGTGGGCTGCGGCCCTGATGAACCGGACGATGTCGATCCGCCGCCGGCGACGACTGAACAACCGCAGGCGCCGGTCACACCGCCTGTCGGCACCACGCCACCGGCTAGCAACGGCGCT from Pseudomonas sp. DNDY-54 encodes:
- a CDS encoding cation:proton antiporter translates to MNQLNLALAIMGSVAVGVALFSALIKRSPVSESVIAVLIGLGVGPYGLAWLDLARWGDPHSILEQAARLTLAIGLMGVALRLKRAAIRALLRPIAVLVTLGMLGMWIVSSALAGWLLGLSVWAALLLGAIVTPTDPVVASSIVTGKFAKQHLPLRLRDTLSAESGSNDGLAYMFVMLPILMISHAPDQAMSRWLVESVLIGVIGAVVLGAVIGLLAAKLLALAERHGLVDGTSLLGYTVAFSLLTLGLAELLHTDGVMAVFAAGLLFNLFSDREEEHEEENIQEAVAKLFTLPMFVIFGIALPLTEWASLGWPLFWLTLLILLLRRLPVLMALAPTWQPLLNRQDTAFLGWFGPVGIAAIYYAALAHSHLQDPLFWHAASAVIFASILLHGVTAAPLTRLYARGPGPTPTRTAHLDQPKEER
- a CDS encoding DUF1615 domain-containing protein gives rise to the protein MRRTLACTSALVLLGLAGCGTQQPETPAPRPDEVKAKIVQLIPSSIPDRKGWAGDIYAAFDALEITPNNENICSVLAVTVQESTFQATPPVPGLAKIAREEIYRRASRLHVPRFVVNAALDVRSPNGKTYSERLNAVRTEEQLSAIFDDFLSIMPLGKQLFGTLNPVKTGGPMQVSIKFAEDRRWDYPFEYQGSIRDEVFTRRGGMYFGIAHLLDYPASYTQPLYRFADFNAGWYASRNAAFQNAVARASGTKLALDGDLIIHGSSKAGQTERAVRSLAGKLDMSETAIRNALERGDTHGFEKTSLYERVFALAEKRVGKPLPRAVLPGIRLESPKITRNLTTAWFANRVNDRHLACMKRARG